The Flavobacterium johnsoniae UW101 genomic interval TGTCTGTTCTGCAGTCTATAACTTATAAAATACTGGGAGACGATAATTAAAAAACAAATGGAGCCATTAAAACTGCTTCAAATACAATAGATTAAAAACTTGGTTGGGTTGCAAAAATTTTATAATTTTGCAACCCAATTTTATTACGTAAATTAAAGAACGAAGATGGATATTAAAAGAGTAGCAATAGACGCTGTTAACGAGACAATTGTTATGAACGTTGTTCATATGGATTATAAAGGTCAAGTAGCAAAAAGAATTAACGAAAAAATGCCTTTAGCGCAAGTAAAAGGATTTAGAAAAGGGGCTGTGCCTAAAGATCTTGTTGAAAAACAATACGGAAAAGCTATTAAGCAGGAAGAGATCAAAAAAGTAGTTGATTTGGCTTTAGAGCGTTATATTCAATCTGAAAGATTAAATCTTTTAGGGACTCCTCTTGCTAAAGTAAACGAAAACTTTAACTGGGATGCTGAAGAATTAATTTTTGAATACGAAATTGGTTTAGTGCCAAACTTCGAAATTGATCTTGAAGCTAAAAATAATATCGTAAAATATATCGTTACTGCTGACGATAAATTAATCGACGGACAAGTTGAGCGTATCCAAAAACAATTTGGAAAAGCAATTCCACAAGATAAAGCTGAAGCTGATTCAGATTTAACTGGAACTTTCTCTAGTGAAGCAAACGGAATCAATAATACAACTACAATTTCAGTTGGTGCTTTTAGTAAAAAAGCTCAAAAACAATTCGTAGGTAAAAAAGTTGGAGATGTTGTTACAGTAAGCACAAAAGGTTTATTTGATGACGATCACCAATTAATGGATTACTTAAAAGTTGGTCACGAAGGTGTTCACGGTTTAGATGTTGAAGTAAACTTTACTATCGAAGCTATCAACGGTTCTGAGCCGGCTGAATTAAACCAGGAATTATTTGATAAACTTTTTGGTGAAGGAAATGTTGCTTCTTTAGAAGATTTAAAAGCTAAAATTAAAGAAGATGCTGAAGCACAATTCGCTCAGCAGGCTGACCAAAAATTATTATTAGATGTTCAGGATTTCTTAATCGAAAACACAAAATTTGATTTACCAGCTGAATTCTTGAAAAAATGGTTACAAACTGTTGGAGAGAAAAAACTTTCTGCAGAAGAAGCTGAAATTGAATACGCAAGATCTGAAAAAGGGCTGCGTTTCCAATTAATCGA includes:
- a CDS encoding trigger factor, producing the protein MDIKRVAIDAVNETIVMNVVHMDYKGQVAKRINEKMPLAQVKGFRKGAVPKDLVEKQYGKAIKQEEIKKVVDLALERYIQSERLNLLGTPLAKVNENFNWDAEELIFEYEIGLVPNFEIDLEAKNNIVKYIVTADDKLIDGQVERIQKQFGKAIPQDKAEADSDLTGTFSSEANGINNTTTISVGAFSKKAQKQFVGKKVGDVVTVSTKGLFDDDHQLMDYLKVGHEGVHGLDVEVNFTIEAINGSEPAELNQELFDKLFGEGNVASLEDLKAKIKEDAEAQFAQQADQKLLLDVQDFLIENTKFDLPAEFLKKWLQTVGEKKLSAEEAEIEYARSEKGLRFQLIEGKALAQSNIQITFDDLKEFTSNAIRQQMAQFGQVNPSDEEVQGIVARVLSNQDEVKRLSEQVVAAKMLDIFKEKANPTTKEVTYEEFIAASYGE